Proteins found in one Sorghum bicolor cultivar BTx623 chromosome 1, Sorghum_bicolor_NCBIv3, whole genome shotgun sequence genomic segment:
- the LOC8065694 gene encoding uncharacterized protein LOC8065694, translating into MARVLVDVVLVATLTAVLLLAAAPPPAARAAWVDSDYPSSVPCGVTIPVEQCDPAVAAANAACRDMCHYGGRRGGRCVSPGRLALVQGCHCRC; encoded by the exons ATGGCGCGCGTCCTCGTCGACGTCGTCCTCGTTGCCACGCTCACCG CGGTGCTCCTCCtcgcggcggcgcctcctccggCGGCGAGGGCGGCGTGGGTGGACTCGGACTACCCGTCGAGCGTGCCGTGCGGCGTGACCATCCCCGTGGAGCAGTGCGACCCGGCGGTCGCCGCGGCGAACGCCGCGTGCCGGGACATGTGCCACTACGGAGGGCGGCGAGGCGGGCGGTGCGTGTCCCCTGGGCGGCTCGCGCTGGTGCAGGGATGCCATTGCAGGTGCTAG